Proteins from a genomic interval of Equus quagga isolate Etosha38 chromosome 13, UCLA_HA_Equagga_1.0, whole genome shotgun sequence:
- the ATF5 gene encoding cyclic AMP-dependent transcription factor ATF-5: MSLLATLGLELDRALLPAGGLGWLVDYGKLPLAPAPLGPYEVLGGALEGGLPGGGEPLAGDGFSDWMTERVDFTALLPLEPPLPPGALPPPSPPPPDLEAMASLLKKELEQMEDFFLDAPLLPPSSPPPPPPPPPPPAPSLPLPLPTFDLPQPPALDTLDLLAIYCRSEAGQGDSGLAPLPPPQQPPPPPPQPSRAAPYPHPAATRGDRKQKKRDQNKSAALRYRQRKRAEGEALEGECQGLEARNRELRERAESVEREIQYVKDLLIEVYKARSQRTRSS, translated from the exons ATGTCACTCCTGGCgaccctggggctggagctggacaGGGCCCTGCTCCCAGCTGGCGGGCTGGGCTGGCTTGTAGACTATGGGAAACtccccctggcccctgcccccctGGGCCCCTATGAGGTCCTTGGGGGAGCCCTGGAGGGCGGGCTTCCAGGGGGGGGAGAGCCCCTGGCAG GTGACGGCTTCTCTGACTGGATGACTGAGCGGGTTGACTTTacagccctcctccctctggaGCCCCCCTTACCCCCAGgagccctccccccaccttccccacccccacctgacCTGGAAGCCATGGCCTCCCTCCTCAAGAAGGAGCTGGAGCAGATGGAAGACTTCTTCCTTGATGCCCCACTCCTCCCACCATCCTCCccgccaccgccaccaccaccgccaccacccccagcaccctccctgcccctccccctccccacctttgacctccctcagccccctgccctggACACCCTTGACTTGCTGGCCATCTACTGCCGCAGTGAGGCCGGGCAGGGCGACTCGGGGTTGgcgcccctgcctcccccacagcagccccctcctcctccacctcaaCCCTCTCGCGCGGCCCCCTACCCCCATCCTGCCGCCACCCGAGGGGACCgcaagcaaaagaagagagacCAGAACAAGTCGGCAGCTCTGAGGTACCGCCAGAGGAAGCGGGCAGAGGGCGAGGCCCTGGAGGGCgagtgccaggggctggaggcgCGGAACCGGGAGCTGAGGGAGAGGGCTGAGTCGGTGGAGCGGGAGATCCAGTACGTCAAGGATCTGCTCATCGAAGTGTACAAGGCTCGAAGCCAGAGGACCCGCAGCAGCTAG